AAGCTCGTCCAGCCGGTGAAATGCTGCGTGCGCTGACCAGCGCCCGTCTCAGGATTGTACTGCTCCCACGCGAAGCCCGTCTCCTCCCAGCTCTTGTACACCGTATCAACCAGATTCGTGCGCAGCTTGTTATACAAACCCCTGGCTTGGCGCTGGAAGGGACCCTCTTGGGTGCCAATTTTCTGCAAACAGAATGGTTAGTTGATGCATCAAAAACGGTATGCAGTATGCAACACTTACATATAATTGCGTCAATGCCATGTAGTTGATTGGCATCCAGACCGGGCTGCGCCAGTAATTCTCTTCAGTTCCATACAGAGCATCTTGCTTGCTCAGACTACGTAGCCCATGAGGACTAAACAAGTGgtcttcatcaccaaccagATCAAGGATCTTGCCCAGCTTGGCATCATCGGGCTGCATCAGCCCGACCAAGAACGGGAACAGCGAGATATAACCCTTATGGCATACGAGAGCGTGCTCCTCAAATTCATCAATGCTTGCATCGCAGTAGCATCCTTCCTTCTCGGACCAGTGAAGGTCATCAAGGTTGCGCTCGATGGCAAAAAGATTCTTCTTTAGCTCTTCAATTTCATCAGCCAGGTTTAGTGCATCTGCAATGCTGATGAGCGACTTTGTCATGAATCCAACCCAAGACATGAGGTCAACATGGAGCTCGCCAGGATGAGGTGGCTGCGGCCGGGGATAATCGTCCAAGCCGCTGGTAAGACAATGGGTCTCGGTTCGGCCCCTCCATCTGTATGCCTCCTTGGAAGAGAATGATTCTCGGTCATATGCCTTAATCTGGCCCCTCTGTGTCTTGCGGAACCAATCGTATTGTCGTCGGAGAAGAGGATAAATCTTTTGAAGGAAATCTCCGCCAAGTTCCAGGTTATCCAGATGAGCACTGTACAAGGTATGTCCCTGAGAcagtttctctttttcagcgGGTGCGCTGCCGTTGGCGCTTCGCAGGCGTTCCATAAAGTCCTCAATGATCAAGAACAGAGTGGGTGGGTTGGCGTAGTGGGGGTATTGGACTTGGAATTCCGGTGGCACTTTGCTTCTTGCCTCTGGGCCAAGAATCTGCTCACGGGGAATCCATCCATCGCTGTCCATGGTGTTGTACCAGCTTTTGACAATCTCAAGGGTCAAGTCGATATCCCAATCAGCAATCGGGATGAGGTGGAATCCCTCATCCCAGAAGAATCCTCGTGGAAAGAATGGTCGTGATGGAACGCTTGTGAACAACTCATACGGGCCTTCTAGCTGCTGGGCCTTGCGAGCGCGAGCTTCAGCTGTATCCTCCCAGAAgccttcattctcttcttcatactcGTCCGCATAAGACCGATCAATCAACTGGTGACCATGGAAATATCCAATGCCTCCAATCAAATTTGAAAACATGCTCTTGCCAAACTTCTGGTACTTTTCAGCCGTGTAAGGCGCCTTCAAATCAAAGACGCTTGAGAACCGCTCTCCAAAGGATTCTGAAGCCACCTTGATCTCCCGAGTGATGTCTTTGCTCGTCATCTCCTTACCCGCAGAGGCtgatgagaagatgatgtcgaATTCGAATCCTCCCTCAAAGACTTTTTGAACGACATGAGCATTGCCGCCGCCCGCCTGAGACTTGATTCGATAAATCTGCCATGGCGGAGGGAAATTCTCCTCGTCATAGTCCTGTTGCATATCTTTGATGGTATCCTGCATAAATTGGAACACTGCTGGCTTGGCCTGCCACACATCGTTCGCCGCGAGGCTGACGCTTCGAACCACTGTAGTGTCTCCACGTCGAGTAGCGCTTATTTCATGATCAGATGTTGGATGGTTACCGGTTCCCTTGGTGATGACGACGTTGTAGTCTCCTAAGGAGTGAGAGCTACCCTTGAAAGTGACATCACCCTCAAATCCGAGTCCACCATTATCATCGCCCTGGACGATAAGATCACCTAGTTCTTCTTGAGCAACGTAGTAGTGTACCAGATAATTGCTGTCAGGCGGTGCATCGTCCCGGACAGTTGCCTTTATCCTGGCGCCCCAACTGCCACCATGGCTGCCTCCAGGCACTTTAATGAAAGAAATAGTGACATCAAGGCCGTTTCCCTCATCGTGTATGGTTTGAACACCACCAGTTCGTGCATCAAACTCATCCCAGCCGTATCCATGAatgtcttggccttgctcgCATGTATATCGGAATACTACACCATGAATATTAGCAGACAAGCCCATGAGAGCAGCCATCACCACGTACATTGCTGGATATCCGTGTACCCCTCAGCTCTCCCCCACATCAAACCAGTCCACAGGCCTTGGggcagcctcggcctcaCTCCAAAATAGAGATTTGGCTTGTACGGGCCCCATAGCAGACTCTGGTTGTTCAGGCGGCCAATTTCGTTGATCAGGATAGATTCATCGCCAATAGCGGAGGCACCAGCGaccagcgccgccgctgaGGCCAGCAATTGGGCGAATCTCGCCATGATTGTTTCTCAGAGCTCAGCTCTATACAAAGAGATTTCTTACCAGAAGTTActctttataaaaaaaaaaaagaaaaaacaaatacCAATGGTATGAAAGAGCTGTCTTCCTCACTAAAGACAGCTGCCCTGCTG
This portion of the Trichoderma atroviride chromosome 6, complete sequence genome encodes:
- a CDS encoding uncharacterized protein (SECRETED:SignalP(1-20)); this encodes MARFAQLLASAAALVAGASAIGDESILINEIGRLNNQSLLWGPYKPNLYFGVRPRLPQGLWTGLMWGRAEGYTDIQQLFRYTCEQGQDIHGYGWDEFDARTGGVQTIHDEGNGLDVTISFIKVPGGSHGGSWGARIKATVRDDAPPDSNYLVHYYVAQEELGDLIVQGDDNGGLGFEGDVTFKGSSHSLGDYNVVITKGTGNHPTSDHEISATRRGDTTVVRSVSLAANDVWQAKPAVFQFMQDTIKDMQQDYDEENFPPPWQIYRIKSQAGGGNAHVVQKVFEGGFEFDIIFSSASAGKEMTSKDITREIKVASESFGERFSSVFDLKAPYTAEKYQKFGKSMFSNLIGGIGYFHGHQLIDRSYADEYEEENEGFWEDTAEARARKAQQLEGPYELFTSVPSRPFFPRGFFWDEGFHLIPIADWDIDLTLEIVKSWYNTMDSDGWIPREQILGPEARSKVPPEFQVQYPHYANPPTLFLIIEDFMERLRSANGSAPAEKEKLSQGHTLYSAHLDNLELGGDFLQKIYPLLRRQYDWFRKTQRGQIKAYDRESFSSKEAYRWRGRTETHCLTSGLDDYPRPQPPHPGELHVDLMSWVGFMTKSLISIADALNLADEIEELKKNLFAIERNLDDLHWSEKEGCYCDASIDEFEEHALVCHKGYISLFPFLVGLMQPDDAKLGKILDLVGDEDHLFSPHGLRSLSKQDALYGTEENYWRSPVWMPINYMALTQLYKIGTQEGPFQRQARGLYNKLRTNLVDTVYKSWEETGFAWEQYNPETGAGQRTQHFTGWTSLVVKIMAMEPLDEAVHIRDEL